The bacterium genome contains the following window.
TCGCGCGATCTCGATGGCGACCCGATCGCCAGCAGCGAGGCCCTTCTCGACGATCTGCAGCTTGTCGATCTTCGGGCCGAGTTCGACCGCGCGCAGGCCGACGCTTCCATCGTCGCCGACGACGTAGACGCGGAAGATCCCTTGCAGCTCACTGATCGCGCGCTGCGGCACGAGTAGCGCATCCTTTCGGGTTTCCACGGCAGCCCGCACACGAGCGAACTGCCCGGCCAGGACGAGCCCTTCCGGATTGGGGAAGTCCGCCTCGAGGGTGAACGTCCCTGTCTTGGGATCGACCGCCGCATCGACCGCGCTGGTCTTACCGGGATGTTCGTGGACGGTGCCATCCGCCAGGATCAGTTCGAGGATGGGCCCCGATTCCGCGCGGATCTCTTCGCCTCCGAGCTCACGGATCTTTCTGGCAATCTGGAGGTAGCGCCTCTCGTCGATCGAGAACCGCACGCGGATCGGATCGGTGCGCGAAACGAAATTCAACACGACCGGGTTCGGCGATTGGCCTACGAACTCGCCAACCTTGGCCTCGGTGATCCCAATTCGCCCTGAGATCGGCGCGCGGATCAACGTGTATTCGAGTTCGATCTCTGCCTGGGCGAGCCGCGCGTCCGCCACCTGGACGCCGCCGAGCGCAGCTTCGTACTGGGCAACGGCCCCGTCGAGATCGACCTGGCTGACGGCACGCATCTCCGCCAAGGGGCGGATGCGATCGAGGTCCGACTTCGCCTTGGCGAGCTGTGTGCGAGCCTCTGCCCGGTAGCCTTTGGCCTCGACGACCTTGGATTCGAAGGGGCTCGAATCGATCGTGTAGAGGAGGTCGCCTTCCTCGACCTGGCGCCCCTCCGTGAAATGCATGCCGAGGATCACGCCCTCGACCCGTGCGCGGATCGGAATGTCGGCAGATCCCCGGGTCTCCCCGACCATTTCGAGGCTGATCGGTTGATC
Protein-coding sequences here:
- a CDS encoding efflux RND transporter periplasmic adaptor subunit, which codes for MPTRMLALALVLAPLSWACTDAAPPEPPPLEVSVAQVLQRDQPISLEMVGETRGSADIPIRARVEGVILGMHFTEGRQVEEGDLLYTIDSSPFESKVVEAKGYRAEARTQLAKAKSDLDRIRPLAEMRAVSQVDLDGAVAQYEAALGGVQVADARLAQAEIELEYTLIRAPISGRIGITEAKVGEFVGQSPNPVVLNFVSRTDPIRVRFSIDERRYLQIARKIRELGGEEIRAESGPILELILADGTVHEHPGKTSAVDAAVDPKTGTFTLEADFPNPEGLVLAGQFARVRAAVETRKDALLVPQRAISELQGIFRVYVVGDDGSVGLRAVELGPKIDKLQIVEKGLAAGDRVAIEIARLRPKMKVKPKPVRLADDGSVIEEPAPSGDAAEGKEAGGA